The proteins below are encoded in one region of Deinococcus betulae:
- a CDS encoding C39 family peptidase has translation MRAAFCIALLGLSSSALAATPPGYVLKGMPLVRQTYNACGPASLTQVLGYFGLKVNMADVSRQTRPTERSYMSAQAIVRFAPQVGMEARLYSGGNLNTVKAAIRSGLPVIALQSHITAAGQVIPHWRVLVGYNDQSGQVYIMDPLLGYVAMRYSDMARVWADQHGQFALMYPPKLATTVKKVIG, from the coding sequence ATGCGCGCGGCTTTTTGTATTGCCCTGTTGGGCCTGTCCTCGTCGGCGCTGGCCGCCACCCCGCCCGGCTATGTCCTGAAAGGCATGCCGCTGGTGCGCCAGACCTACAACGCCTGTGGCCCGGCCAGCCTGACGCAGGTGCTGGGGTACTTTGGCCTGAAGGTCAACATGGCCGATGTCAGTCGCCAGACCCGGCCCACCGAACGCTCTTACATGAGCGCCCAGGCCATCGTGCGGTTTGCGCCGCAGGTCGGTATGGAAGCCCGGCTGTATTCGGGGGGCAACCTGAACACGGTCAAGGCCGCTATTCGCAGCGGTTTGCCCGTCATCGCGCTGCAATCGCACATCACGGCTGCCGGGCAGGTTATTCCGCACTGGCGGGTGCTGGTGGGCTATAACGACCAGTCCGGACAGGTGTACATCATGGACCCGCTGCTGGGCTACGTCGCCATGCGCTACAGCGATATGGCGCGCGTCTGGGCCGACCAACACGGCCAGTTTGCCCTGATGTACCCTCCCAAGCTGGCCACGACCGTCAAAAAAGTGATCGGGTAA